One window of the Zea mays cultivar B73 chromosome 3, Zm-B73-REFERENCE-NAM-5.0, whole genome shotgun sequence genome contains the following:
- the LOC100277583 gene encoding uncharacterized protein LOC100277583 — translation MRAHNFDGSELDNKTNSLHDQFSTQLSLSSLSNSSDGEEIATSSCPDKGCPLAILHLCLKSFKQDATEEDAAKWKLDGTFVLSDTEWGDSSYASSLSEQSSTISAPSTPFTQPEDLDRTDIWISSLDLDAEDCALLPEPDKEQFPDILGFDFPSPSFSAIRSLQFGSSSFSAGMFLSKEANDSDEPIFWPFEGTSYNSPEFDRFLTLSPRRNTMDPGYAQVRHSNPFLRRLRNSTLSSVKKCIELHQRTRNSDAKGSVASSCQEKIQKTAAVASRLTKASAPSSYSHHQMPSICQKRRPPHLKLGGPRKITSPQLQADRSSNKKIEAAGVQKVADKKSRIEELIGLDEFDGNEGIGSGSSDYQFSLWISPR, via the coding sequence ATGAGGGCCCACAATTTTGACGGTTCTGAACTTGATAACAAGACAAATTCACTTCATGATCAGTTCTCGACACAGTTGTCATTGTCATCATTGTCTAATTCCAGTGATGGCGAGGAGATTGCAACTTCTTCATGTCCTGACAAGGGGTGCCCTTTGGCCATCCTTCATTTATGCCTAAAGAGTTTTAAGCAGGATGCTACTGAGGAGGATGCAGCTAAATGGAAGCTTGACGGGACCTTTGTTCTTTCAGACACAGAATGGGGTGATTCTTCATATGCTAGTTCTCTCAGCGAACAGTCATCTACAATCAGTGCCCCCAGTACGCCATTCACTCAGCCTGAGGATCTTGACAGAACAGATATCTGGATTTCATCTTTAGATCTTGATGCCGAGGATTGTGCCTTGCTGCCAGAGCCAGACAAGGAACAATTTCCAGATATACTCGGTTTTGATTTCCCCAGCCCTTCTTTCAGCGCAATCAGAAGCCTCCAGTTTGGTTCTTCCAGCTTTAGTGCTGGAATGTTTTTGAGCAAAGAAGCCAACGACTCTGATGAGCCAATATTCTGGCCATTTGAGGGCACCTCCTACAACAGTCCTGAATTTGACAGATTTCTGACTCTGTCGCCTCGTAGAAACACAATGGATCCCGGGTACGCTCAAGTCCGTCACTCGAATCCATTCTTGCGGAGGCTCCGTAACAGCACACTATCTTCAGTAAAGAAGTGCATTGAACTGCACCAAAGGACCAGAAATTCAGACGCAAAAGGAAGCGTGGCGTCCTCCTGCCAAGAGAAGATTCAGAAGACGGCTGCAGTTGCCTCCAGGTTAACAAAAGCATCTGCACCCTCCAGTTACAGTCATCACCAGATGCCGAGCATCTGTCAGAAAAGAAGGCCGCCTCACTTGAAACTCGGTGGTCCAAGAAAGATTACCTCTCCACAGTTGCAGGCAGATCGATCTAGTAATAAGAAGATTGAAGCAGCAGGCGTCCAAAAAGTAGCGGATAAGAAGAGTCGGATCGAAGAGTTGATTGGATTGGATGAGTTTGACGGCAACGAAGGCATTGGCTCGGGTTCGTCAGATTACCAGTTTAGTCTATGGATATCTCCAAGATAG